In Leptospira congkakensis, a single window of DNA contains:
- a CDS encoding STAS domain-containing protein produces MDVQVKDDIRIIKFSGAILKVDSDEIEKELSKLTQSSVKKIILDLTKVHHICSTALGIFVATKRKLKPMSGDIKVIVVDEDLIQLFEITMLDKVFEIFPDLSAAMEGFQLDEEDSH; encoded by the coding sequence ATGGATGTTCAAGTCAAGGATGACATAAGGATTATTAAGTTTTCTGGGGCCATCCTCAAGGTTGATTCCGATGAAATTGAGAAAGAACTTTCAAAACTCACACAAAGTTCTGTTAAAAAAATCATTCTAGACCTAACGAAAGTTCATCATATCTGTTCTACTGCGCTTGGTATTTTTGTAGCCACCAAACGTAAGTTAAAACCTATGAGTGGTGATATTAAAGTGATTGTTGTAGATGAGGATTTGATCCAACTTTTTGAGATTACCATGCTCGACAAAGTGTTTGAAATTTTCCCAGATTTATCCGCCGCTATGGAAGGATTCCAACTCGACGAGGAAGATTCCCACTGA
- a CDS encoding LIC_11485 family protein, which produces MDIKNINIPKVNVDTQKMMGAVDGLVDKIPSQVQDLLKKIAISLFVFFLIMAIYVGWTNGWENAKPQGMQLAQDTRSLFLMEIERDYNRKRKDVRMSDPEDLKYESNRRMQFDFISERESNGYTHDTIPEEQDFLGKEYDFRNRKAEDTSVPPIYTPSGDGLIPAPIDIQPAAPKEDSKSASGSDSESDLRMQRMLDRISDLEKKVKAKNEEKNLETLKLPKPPESSEGLGKPRSLERIPKNLR; this is translated from the coding sequence GTGGATATTAAAAATATAAATATACCCAAAGTCAATGTAGACACCCAAAAGATGATGGGTGCTGTCGATGGACTTGTAGACAAAATCCCATCCCAAGTCCAAGACCTACTTAAAAAAATCGCCATTTCGCTCTTTGTATTTTTTCTCATTATGGCGATTTATGTGGGTTGGACCAATGGTTGGGAAAATGCAAAACCACAAGGGATGCAACTAGCCCAAGATACTCGAAGTTTGTTTCTTATGGAGATTGAAAGGGATTACAATCGGAAACGAAAAGACGTTCGTATGTCCGATCCAGAAGATTTAAAATACGAATCCAACCGAAGGATGCAATTTGATTTTATCAGTGAAAGAGAATCCAATGGATACACTCACGATACAATTCCTGAAGAACAAGATTTTTTAGGAAAAGAATACGACTTTAGAAATCGTAAAGCAGAAGATACATCAGTCCCTCCCATTTACACTCCGTCAGGTGATGGTTTGATTCCTGCTCCTATTGATATCCAACCAGCAGCTCCCAAAGAAGATTCAAAATCTGCCTCTGGTTCCGATTCGGAGTCTGACCTTCGTATGCAAAGGATGCTCGACCGAATTTCGGATTTAGAAAAAAAAGTGAAGGCAAAAAACGAAGAAAAGAATTTGGAAACTTTAAAGTTACCGAAACCACCTGAGTCCAGTGAAGGTCTTGGAAAACCTAGAAGTTTGGAACGGATTCCAAAAAATCTAAGATGA
- a CDS encoding flagellar filament outer layer protein FlaA: MIALINLRKLTLFLFLYGMVPIQADSGIWREILLENFELSNYNQDNLRTKLEKGTKLPEITLSTNFTAPIPGSKQALVLRIPKDANLPFSLYFPKPIEVNAFIKEITIPIYSSQSNGNLTLIIESQDAEVRQLNLTSLNYRGWKSITVSVSKNFDQNDRVFLQKSSIRILGFFYLPYENNDPNQEVLIAIDDITAIVRDKYRPLRNKEILLED; this comes from the coding sequence ATGATTGCACTGATAAACTTAAGGAAACTCACACTTTTTCTTTTCCTTTATGGAATGGTTCCGATTCAGGCGGACTCTGGGATCTGGCGGGAAATTTTACTCGAAAACTTTGAATTGTCCAACTACAATCAGGACAACTTACGCACCAAATTGGAAAAAGGAACTAAACTTCCGGAAATCACCCTTTCTACCAATTTTACTGCTCCCATCCCTGGATCCAAACAAGCACTTGTCTTAAGAATCCCCAAAGATGCCAATTTGCCTTTTTCTTTATACTTTCCAAAACCCATTGAAGTAAATGCATTCATCAAAGAAATTACCATTCCCATTTATTCTTCACAATCCAACGGGAACCTAACACTGATCATAGAATCACAAGATGCAGAAGTACGACAATTGAACTTAACTTCTCTAAATTATAGAGGGTGGAAATCCATTACTGTTTCCGTATCCAAAAATTTTGATCAAAATGATCGAGTTTTTCTACAAAAGAGCTCCATACGAATCCTTGGATTCTTTTATTTGCCATATGAAAATAATGATCCTAACCAAGAGGTTCTGATCGCCATTGATGACATAACTGCCATTGTGCGAGATAAATACAGACCCCTACGTAACAAAGAAATCCTTTTAGAGGATTGA
- a CDS encoding ATP-binding cassette domain-containing protein — MIQASGITVSFGKKPLFENVSIKFKPECRYGLIGANGSGKSTFMKVLAGILQPTAGSVVVDKDKKVGYLKQDHYEYENETVLGTVLRGNPELWNVMTERDAIYSKEEMTDEDGMRISEIEEIFADMGGYEAESVAGELLEGLGIPTSAHNRPLNFLTGGFKLRVLLAQVLFLKPDVLLLDEPTNHLDIKTIHWLEELLINYEGVVIVISHDRHFINSVSTHIADLDYNTIRMFPGNYDDFMIAAEQTREQLMSDSKRAKEKIADLQEFVSRFSANASKSKQATSRQKMIEKIKGEMVDVKPSSRVAPYIRFKAKRTLGKDVFEAINISKAYDEKPVIKEFNTSITKGEKVGIVGTNGVGKTTLLKMLLKKLDPDSGQVKWGDSVETSFFPQDHREAMEPDADTLVEWLLRNAPQGTEVQEIRAILGRMLFSGDMANKSTTVLSGGEKSRMIIGKMILAGDNVIALDEPTNHLDLETIEALNYALSLFDGTVILVSHDREFISSLCTRIIEVTPEGIKDFKGNYEEFLEREGNDFYKRLTGGAILAT; from the coding sequence ATGATCCAAGCTAGCGGCATTACAGTCTCCTTCGGGAAAAAACCTCTTTTCGAAAACGTCTCCATTAAATTCAAACCGGAATGCCGTTACGGTCTGATCGGAGCCAATGGTTCCGGAAAATCGACCTTTATGAAGGTTTTGGCCGGTATTTTGCAGCCTACAGCCGGTTCTGTCGTTGTAGACAAAGACAAGAAAGTCGGATACCTCAAACAGGACCACTACGAATACGAAAATGAGACCGTTCTTGGCACCGTCCTACGGGGAAATCCTGAACTTTGGAATGTCATGACCGAAAGGGATGCTATCTATTCCAAAGAAGAAATGACTGATGAAGACGGAATGCGAATCTCCGAAATTGAGGAAATATTTGCTGATATGGGTGGGTATGAAGCCGAATCCGTAGCAGGCGAACTTTTGGAAGGACTAGGAATTCCTACCTCAGCCCACAACCGCCCATTGAATTTTCTTACGGGTGGATTCAAACTCCGAGTCCTTCTCGCCCAAGTTTTATTTTTAAAACCAGACGTTCTCCTTCTGGATGAACCAACCAACCACTTAGATATCAAAACCATCCATTGGTTAGAAGAACTTCTCATCAATTACGAAGGTGTGGTCATTGTGATTTCCCACGACCGTCACTTCATCAACTCCGTTTCCACTCATATTGCCGATTTAGATTACAATACCATCCGTATGTTCCCAGGGAATTATGACGATTTTATGATTGCGGCAGAACAAACTCGTGAACAGTTAATGAGCGATAGCAAACGTGCAAAAGAAAAAATTGCCGACTTACAAGAGTTTGTTTCTAGATTTTCTGCCAACGCCAGTAAATCCAAACAAGCAACTTCTCGTCAAAAGATGATCGAAAAAATTAAAGGGGAAATGGTAGATGTAAAACCATCTTCTAGAGTTGCGCCTTACATTCGTTTTAAGGCAAAACGAACACTCGGAAAAGATGTATTCGAAGCAATCAACATCTCCAAAGCTTACGATGAAAAACCGGTCATTAAAGAATTTAATACATCTATCACAAAAGGGGAAAAAGTTGGGATCGTTGGAACAAACGGTGTTGGTAAAACAACTCTTCTTAAGATGTTACTGAAAAAACTAGATCCAGATTCTGGTCAGGTGAAATGGGGGGATTCAGTAGAAACTTCCTTTTTTCCACAAGACCACCGTGAGGCGATGGAACCAGATGCTGACACTCTAGTAGAATGGTTATTACGCAATGCTCCTCAAGGAACCGAAGTGCAAGAAATTCGTGCTATCCTTGGCAGAATGCTATTTTCCGGTGATATGGCAAACAAATCCACTACCGTTCTTTCCGGTGGTGAAAAATCAAGGATGATCATTGGTAAAATGATCCTTGCGGGAGACAATGTAATTGCCCTTGATGAACCAACAAACCACTTGGACTTAGAAACGATTGAAGCACTAAACTACGCATTATCCTTGTTTGATGGAACAGTCATTTTAGTTTCTCACGATAGAGAGTTCATCTCTTCACTTTGTACAAGAATCATTGAAGTGACTCCGGAGGGAATCAAAGACTTCAAAGGAAACTACGAAGAATTTTTAGAAAGAGAAGGAAACGATTTCTACAAACGTCTTACAGGTGGAGCGATTCTCGCCACTTAG
- the ompL47 gene encoding multi-beta-barrel domain surface protein OmpL47: MQAHKYLLAILTISFAGQITAQVAAPKATTSTKDQAIKKTESTSTQAKDGVDKVETTVKDILGDKKESDASTSAAAALFITSKTTFSLDAKDESSTIDFIEWKPKNGEYRKFTQPIRIAEEGLTEVYYRSVDKVGNAETPKILVVHVDNTAPRVSLVPQEQFFVLDGVPFASKNNTYTLVAEDQQTGVEKIQFSINQEAAKAYADPIKLENGGANVVKYSATDKSGNSSPESSLIITVDDVKPTVEIVPSFPLVDINGKNFQRKGNVFYVNATDKESGIKKVLVKIDEEEYKPYVEAIAIETQGDHVIKAMAVDNVGNQSDVVEVKITVDLTPPTSTIQKSTEEAPKVETQTPAATTPAK; this comes from the coding sequence ATGCAGGCGCACAAATATCTTTTGGCCATACTGACAATATCTTTCGCAGGCCAAATCACAGCACAAGTTGCTGCACCAAAAGCCACTACTTCCACAAAAGACCAGGCAATCAAAAAAACAGAATCCACTTCTACTCAAGCCAAAGACGGTGTTGATAAAGTTGAGACAACTGTAAAAGACATATTGGGTGACAAAAAAGAATCAGACGCTTCAACTTCTGCTGCAGCTGCTCTTTTCATTACAAGTAAAACTACTTTTTCATTAGATGCAAAAGACGAATCTTCCACAATCGATTTTATTGAGTGGAAACCTAAAAACGGCGAATACAGAAAGTTCACTCAACCAATTCGTATTGCTGAAGAAGGTCTTACTGAAGTATACTATCGTTCTGTAGACAAAGTAGGAAACGCTGAAACTCCAAAAATTCTAGTGGTTCACGTTGATAATACTGCTCCAAGAGTGAGTTTAGTTCCACAAGAACAGTTTTTTGTTTTAGATGGAGTCCCATTCGCTTCTAAAAACAATACTTACACTTTAGTTGCAGAAGACCAACAAACTGGTGTTGAGAAGATCCAATTCAGCATCAACCAAGAAGCTGCAAAAGCTTACGCTGATCCAATCAAATTGGAAAACGGTGGAGCAAACGTAGTGAAGTATTCCGCTACTGATAAATCTGGAAATTCTTCTCCTGAGTCTTCTCTTATCATTACTGTAGATGATGTAAAACCTACTGTAGAAATCGTTCCTTCTTTCCCACTCGTTGACATCAATGGAAAAAACTTCCAAAGAAAAGGAAACGTATTCTATGTGAACGCTACTGATAAAGAATCTGGAATCAAAAAAGTTCTAGTAAAAATTGACGAAGAAGAATACAAACCTTACGTAGAAGCAATTGCCATCGAAACGCAAGGTGACCATGTGATCAAAGCTATGGCGGTTGATAACGTTGGTAACCAATCGGATGTGGTAGAAGTAAAAATCACTGTAGATTTAACTCCTCCTACTTCTACGATCCAAAAATCGACAGAAGAAGCACCTAAGGTAGAAACACAAACTCCAGCAGCGACAACTCCTGCTAAGTAA
- a CDS encoding ComF family protein: protein MAEYFCLGQRTLFRLLNEDPPDLVALVPSSPKSGPRPYHPSDSLLRKWKKLWKIRKDTNLRKVSADKQSSKGFEKRFFHAKKAFEFTKSDRIMEGLHVLIVDDIFTTGATVNEIARLYKQAGVRKVTCVVLLLSGGD, encoded by the coding sequence TTGGCCGAATATTTTTGTTTGGGGCAAAGAACCCTATTTAGACTTCTGAATGAAGATCCACCTGATCTTGTGGCGCTTGTTCCGTCTTCACCTAAGTCGGGCCCAAGGCCATACCATCCCTCTGATTCACTTCTAAGGAAATGGAAAAAACTCTGGAAAATCAGGAAAGATACTAATTTGCGTAAGGTTTCAGCGGACAAACAATCTTCAAAAGGTTTTGAGAAACGTTTTTTTCATGCAAAAAAGGCATTCGAATTCACAAAAAGTGATAGAATCATGGAAGGACTTCATGTTCTAATCGTAGATGATATATTTACGACTGGTGCCACCGTAAATGAAATTGCTAGGTTGTACAAACAGGCTGGCGTTCGGAAGGTAACTTGCGTAGTTTTGCTGTTAAGTGGGGGTGATTGA
- a CDS encoding OmpA family protein gives MARILIIILLFFGNGLISSQSVKNGIQVLEGDLLNTGHLLRTDKQVFRISSGTLQEELAYLAGKKIRMLCDVQSETCNPIRYEVEPFESGKTPDWTLKKIPRYVTGGLFSFNPQCTPDGKILFWTALVREGGRSTQKIWAAKRDQYGFWMQGEQLPTPLNNKFPSAVISALPGGNELFVFGNFGEEEMLDNLKREMMYKSQIASREAQNPKEFHIVLTKLETEYKERTDKIQNRAPLYKTHKMESGWSMPTPINFPSFYNWYRKADNPSQQVFGGSALASSGRTLIYSAQQKKNFGKLDLYVSLQNDSGVFEEGINLGNTLNTSEEEMAPFLAPDDKTLYFSSSGRKEGISIFITRRLNDSWTSWSEPQELSSNLRGVNFFSIPAVGNWAYVSREGELYMAAIPHHFQPEPVVVIKGKVVDEEGKPLSAHVLYESLTRKKSIGSTVSDPGTGEFSIILPYDDNYGFYGEKEGYLPVSQNLNLVGKEKEDKEKTVLLVLPKLKKGNQIVMNNLFFAFRSAELTKESEPELDRLAGILRKSANLKILIEGHTDNVGTKSANQKLSLERANSVANYLKSKHKIEETRIAVMGHGPSVPLADNQTEEGRGTNRRVVFKISEE, from the coding sequence ATGGCACGGATTCTCATCATCATTCTCCTCTTTTTCGGGAATGGGCTCATTAGCTCACAAAGTGTAAAAAATGGAATCCAGGTTTTGGAGGGTGACCTCCTCAATACAGGACATCTTTTACGGACGGACAAACAAGTTTTTAGGATTAGTAGCGGGACCTTACAGGAAGAACTGGCATATTTGGCAGGGAAAAAGATACGGATGTTATGCGATGTGCAATCCGAAACTTGTAATCCGATTCGATACGAAGTCGAACCTTTTGAATCTGGTAAAACACCCGATTGGACTTTAAAAAAAATCCCTCGTTATGTGACCGGGGGCCTATTTTCTTTTAACCCGCAATGTACTCCCGATGGAAAAATTTTGTTTTGGACAGCACTCGTTCGTGAAGGGGGAAGATCTACTCAAAAGATTTGGGCCGCCAAACGAGACCAATACGGATTTTGGATGCAAGGGGAACAACTCCCCACCCCGCTAAACAACAAATTTCCTTCTGCTGTGATTTCAGCTCTTCCCGGTGGGAACGAACTTTTTGTATTCGGTAATTTTGGTGAAGAAGAGATGTTGGACAACTTAAAACGAGAGATGATGTACAAATCTCAAATCGCATCTAGAGAAGCACAAAATCCAAAAGAATTCCACATTGTTTTAACTAAGTTAGAAACAGAATATAAAGAACGAACTGATAAAATTCAAAATCGCGCACCTTTGTACAAAACACATAAAATGGAGTCGGGTTGGTCTATGCCCACCCCTATCAATTTTCCAAGTTTTTATAATTGGTATAGAAAGGCAGATAATCCCAGCCAACAAGTATTTGGTGGCTCTGCTCTTGCTTCTAGTGGTCGAACTTTGATCTATTCTGCCCAACAAAAGAAAAATTTTGGTAAGTTAGATTTGTATGTTAGTTTGCAAAATGATTCCGGTGTATTTGAAGAAGGGATTAATTTGGGAAATACATTGAATACGAGTGAAGAGGAAATGGCACCATTCCTTGCTCCCGATGACAAAACCTTATACTTCTCTTCGTCTGGAAGAAAAGAAGGGATTTCTATTTTTATCACAAGAAGGTTGAATGATTCTTGGACTTCTTGGTCAGAACCACAAGAATTATCCTCAAACCTAAGGGGTGTTAATTTTTTCAGTATTCCTGCGGTTGGGAATTGGGCTTATGTTTCTCGCGAAGGGGAATTGTATATGGCTGCCATCCCTCATCATTTCCAACCAGAACCAGTCGTTGTGATCAAAGGAAAAGTGGTAGATGAAGAAGGAAAACCTCTTTCGGCACATGTATTGTATGAATCTTTAACCAGAAAAAAATCCATTGGTTCTACGGTGAGTGATCCAGGGACAGGTGAGTTTAGTATCATCCTTCCTTATGATGATAACTACGGATTCTATGGAGAAAAAGAAGGATACCTTCCTGTTTCACAAAACCTAAATTTGGTGGGAAAAGAAAAAGAAGACAAAGAAAAAACTGTCCTTCTTGTTCTTCCCAAACTAAAAAAAGGAAATCAAATTGTGATGAACAATTTGTTTTTTGCCTTTCGGTCTGCCGAACTCACCAAAGAATCCGAACCAGAACTAGACAGATTGGCAGGGATTTTACGTAAATCGGCCAATTTGAAGATCTTAATTGAAGGGCATACAGACAATGTCGGCACCAAATCGGCCAATCAAAAGTTGTCCCTGGAAAGAGCAAATTCGGTTGCTAATTATTTAAAGTCTAAACATAAAATAGAAGAAACACGGATTGCTGTGATGGGGCATGGTCCCTCGGTGCCGTTAGCGGACAATCAGACCGAAGAAGGTCGCGGGACAAACCGAAGGGTAGTCTTTAAAATTTCGGAAGAGTAA
- a CDS encoding tetratricopeptide repeat protein — protein sequence MRISLFFLLIIVSTTSRIQAEATELFLPFPETWNQDSNNDKKENSVTNNSNGLSSNGSGSNTNSKPLSSLPNANNAESGSNVAVVENQASVTKSKPVDKKKKKKEVIDPSGASFQKGKAYLTRDQKKSAESEFADSYGKEGETAKFARVENTNLFGLDGKEKDSAGLVEKQEDPDLKIKTQFELARSLDRIGNPDSEEKAYKEYLKLVTEFPKHPELTPRSHYAMAVLLIRKKEFRSAAHQLVNIIKNFKESAEFLPAHHYLGKVYESSWDERDLERSLKYYQLYMNGVEGKTPVPGYDFRKETRERLRVLGSSI from the coding sequence TTGCGAATTTCTTTATTTTTTTTACTCATTATTGTTAGCACCACTTCTAGAATTCAGGCTGAAGCGACAGAATTATTTTTACCCTTTCCCGAAACTTGGAACCAAGACTCTAATAATGATAAAAAAGAAAATTCTGTAACGAACAATTCCAATGGGTTATCTAGTAATGGTTCGGGTTCCAACACAAATTCTAAACCACTAAGTTCTCTTCCCAACGCAAACAATGCAGAGTCAGGGTCAAATGTTGCTGTCGTAGAAAATCAAGCCTCTGTTACAAAGTCAAAACCAGTTGATAAAAAGAAAAAAAAGAAGGAAGTGATCGATCCTTCCGGGGCCTCTTTCCAAAAAGGAAAAGCTTATCTCACAAGAGACCAAAAGAAGTCCGCCGAATCCGAGTTTGCTGATTCATATGGTAAAGAAGGAGAAACAGCAAAGTTTGCTCGAGTGGAAAACACAAATTTATTTGGACTTGATGGTAAAGAGAAAGATTCTGCTGGTCTTGTGGAAAAACAGGAAGATCCCGATCTCAAAATCAAAACACAATTTGAATTGGCTCGTTCTCTTGACCGAATTGGAAATCCAGATTCAGAGGAAAAGGCATACAAGGAATATTTAAAACTTGTTACTGAGTTTCCAAAACATCCTGAACTCACACCTAGGTCCCATTATGCGATGGCTGTCCTTCTCATTCGTAAAAAGGAATTTCGATCCGCAGCACACCAACTTGTGAATATTATAAAAAATTTCAAAGAATCAGCAGAGTTTCTTCCTGCACATCATTACTTGGGAAAAGTTTATGAAAGTAGTTGGGACGAAAGAGATTTGGAACGTTCTTTAAAATACTACCAACTCTATATGAATGGAGTGGAAGGCAAAACACCAGTTCCTGGTTATGATTTTAGAAAAGAAACCCGCGAGAGACTGCGGGTTTTAGGTTCTTCGATTTAA
- the rdgB gene encoding RdgB/HAM1 family non-canonical purine NTP pyrophosphatase gives MTKKTLAFASGSAHKWKEMQMLLSPFGYEVVLPKDLGISFSPEETENSFTGNSYIKSKELFRLTGLPSFADDSGISVPALGGEPGVYSARFGGPGLSDKERALYLLQKLGKNPERNAYYSCVVTYVDANTSVSFEGRVDGVISNQYDEEGKYGFGYDPIFVYPPFGKSFSQVPESEKNTVSHRKKAMELFLNWLSNQK, from the coding sequence CTGACCAAAAAAACTTTAGCATTTGCTTCCGGAAGTGCGCACAAATGGAAGGAAATGCAAATGTTACTTTCTCCCTTTGGATATGAAGTAGTCCTTCCTAAAGACTTGGGGATCTCTTTTTCCCCAGAAGAAACGGAAAACTCATTTACTGGAAATTCTTATATCAAATCAAAAGAACTCTTTCGCCTAACGGGTCTTCCTTCCTTTGCCGACGATTCGGGAATTTCAGTTCCTGCCCTTGGTGGGGAACCTGGAGTGTATTCTGCAAGATTCGGTGGTCCAGGTCTTAGTGATAAAGAACGTGCACTATATCTTTTACAAAAGTTAGGAAAAAATCCTGAACGTAATGCATATTACAGTTGTGTGGTGACTTATGTGGATGCCAATACATCTGTTTCCTTTGAAGGTCGGGTTGATGGTGTCATCAGTAATCAATATGACGAAGAAGGAAAATATGGATTTGGATACGATCCCATTTTTGTTTACCCTCCTTTTGGAAAATCATTTTCCCAAGTGCCCGAATCTGAAAAAAATACGGTTTCTCATCGCAAAAAAGCTATGGAACTTTTTTTGAATTGGCTTTCTAATCAAAAGTAA
- a CDS encoding chemotaxis protein CheX yields MQIKADFINPFLEAATIVFRDVLQQDLIRGKIGIKDSPAPSHEIAIIIGVVGSFSGEVVYSMNYDAAYKVSRKLVPGLSDEDVKNEYKDILGEIANMTTGNAMNIFTSAGQSVEITTPNIQETQSTSVRFNKKPTLSINLYSKFGRIEVNVAIA; encoded by the coding sequence ATGCAAATTAAAGCCGACTTCATCAACCCGTTCCTGGAAGCAGCCACCATCGTTTTTCGTGATGTGTTACAACAGGATCTCATCCGAGGCAAAATCGGAATTAAGGACTCTCCTGCTCCCAGCCATGAAATAGCCATCATCATTGGGGTGGTGGGTTCTTTCAGTGGTGAAGTGGTTTACAGCATGAACTACGATGCGGCATACAAAGTGTCCCGTAAACTAGTGCCGGGACTTTCCGATGAAGACGTAAAAAATGAATACAAAGACATTCTCGGTGAGATTGCCAACATGACCACTGGTAATGCGATGAACATTTTTACCTCTGCAGGCCAATCGGTGGAGATCACAACACCTAACATCCAAGAAACACAAAGCACTTCCGTTCGGTTCAACAAAAAACCAACCCTCTCCATCAACTTATATTCTAAGTTTGGAAGAATCGAAGTCAACGTCGCAATCGCTTAA
- a CDS encoding Lsa36 family surface (lipo)protein: MRIPFSILYLFFLLSLIGTKIEAQVLCLGGECSNIPSEYQLLGNFAEPVFDRIYTNGFLRSMGDNAVLQNLNSNQSGGSNVNRYRLGLGYTASRGQEKARDFYYENSELRTLPKAGVAASPSLSFTANLGEWLDGSFAKQWNLTTHFFPYEFGAANIPFVKIRNTDVNGRVFNYGAVLRYFPIDSGFSFGMGIFQTNQDIYLSAYDRRPTQFRIDGDKRRWIGQNDLFYQSRITSASLDLKYNYTVGFLSIIPGVGLVYNHGYTAIQVTRFAAISTMENPDDFTSVPSAIGIKLTARHNHRSGFGYGSLGFKIGQGDINLALEFMAGKEIQSVNLSLQKQF, from the coding sequence ATGAGAATTCCATTTTCCATTCTATATTTATTTTTTTTGCTGTCTTTGATAGGGACCAAAATCGAAGCGCAAGTGCTTTGTTTAGGTGGTGAATGTTCCAATATTCCTAGCGAATACCAACTGTTAGGAAATTTTGCAGAGCCTGTTTTTGATCGAATTTATACGAATGGATTCCTTCGTTCTATGGGGGACAATGCGGTTTTACAAAACCTAAACTCTAACCAATCCGGTGGATCCAATGTGAATCGGTACCGACTAGGACTTGGATACACAGCTTCGCGCGGTCAGGAGAAAGCTCGTGATTTTTATTATGAAAACTCGGAACTCCGAACCCTACCTAAAGCAGGTGTTGCGGCATCACCATCACTCAGTTTTACGGCCAACTTAGGTGAATGGTTGGATGGGTCATTTGCTAAACAGTGGAACCTTACTACGCATTTTTTTCCTTATGAGTTTGGAGCGGCCAATATTCCTTTTGTAAAAATTCGTAACACAGATGTGAATGGAAGGGTATTTAATTACGGCGCTGTTTTAAGATATTTTCCTATTGATTCTGGATTTTCTTTTGGAATGGGAATTTTTCAAACCAACCAAGATATTTATCTCAGTGCTTACGACAGAAGACCCACTCAGTTTAGGATTGATGGGGACAAACGCCGGTGGATCGGCCAAAACGATTTGTTTTACCAATCAAGAATCACTTCGGCGTCTTTAGATTTAAAATACAACTATACTGTAGGATTTTTATCCATTATACCTGGGGTTGGTTTGGTATATAATCATGGTTATACGGCAATACAGGTGACTCGGTTTGCTGCCATCTCAACGATGGAAAATCCAGACGACTTCACTTCGGTTCCTAGTGCTATTGGAATCAAATTAACAGCAAGACACAATCATAGGTCAGGTTTTGGTTATGGGAGTTTGGGTTTTAAAATTGGTCAGGGAGATATTAATTTAGCACTTGAGTTTATGGCAGGGAAGGAGATCCAATCAGTCAACCTTTCCCTGCAAAAACAATTCTAA